CGGCTTAGCCAGAACCTGACCACGCTCGATGTCTTCACGCTTGACACCACGCAGCAGAATACCGACGTTGTCGCCGGCCTGACCCTGATCCAGCAGCTTGCGGAACATTTCGACACCGGTCACGACCGTTTTGGTCGTAGCTTTCATGCCGACGATTTCGACTTCTTCCTGAACTTTGACCACGCCGCTCTCAACCCGACCGGTGGCAACAGTACCACGACCGGAGATGGAGAAGACGTCTTCAACAGGCATCAGGAACGGCTTGTCAACAGCACGCTCCGGCTCGGGGATGTAGCTGTCAACAGCGTCCATCAGTTCGAGAACTTTGTTCTTGCCGATCTCGTCATCGCGACCTTCCAGAGCGGCCAGAGCGGACCCGGCAATGATCGGAATATCGTCACCTGGGAAATCATAGCTCGACAGCAGCTCACGGATTTCCATGTCGACCAGCTCAAGCAGTTCTTCGTCGTCAACCATGTCGGCCTTGTTCAGGAACACGACCATGGCCGGAACACCAACCTGACGAGCGAGCAGGATGTGCTCACGGGTCTGCGGCATCGGGCCGTCAGCAGCCGAGACCACCAGAATAGCGCCGTCCATCTGGGCAGCTCCGGTGATCATGTTCTTGACATAGTCGGCGTGACCCGGGCAGTCAACGTGTGCATAGTGACGCTTTTCGGTCTCATATTCGACGTGGGCGGTTGCAATGGTGATACCACGCTCACGCTCTTCCGGTGCATTGTCGATCTGATCGAAAGCCTTGACTTCACCGCGGCCCATCTTTTCTGCGAGCACGGTGGTAATCGCTGCGGTCAGCGTGGTCTTGCCGTGGTCAACGTGACCGATGGTCCCGATGTTGACGTGCGGCTTTGTCCTCTCAAATTTTTCCTTGGACATCGTAGAACCTCCCTCTGTTGTCTTTACGTCTACTTAGTACTTTTTCGCTTAGCGACAAATTGTTGTTTACAAAACCTGTAAAAGAACCCACAAAAAAAACGAAACACAAAAATCCGCAGAAAGAAAATGGAGCCCACAACCAGATTTGAACTGGTGACCTCATCCTTACCAAGGATGCGCTCTACCGACTGAGCTATGTGGGCATACATTCTTTTCTGACGGAGAGGTAAATGGAGCGGGAAACGGGACTCGAACCCGCGACCCTCAGCTTGGAAGGCTGATGCTCTAGCCAACTGAGCTACTCCCGCCCAAACTCTACCGCTTATTCAATTGTGTGGTCTAAGACTCAACCACCAGCCCCTGGTCCAGTACTTACGGCGTCCGCCTCCTGAAATCCAGCAGCCGGGCTTTGTCCGGCAAGCTTTTAATGGTGGAGGGGGGAGGATTCGAACCTCCGAAGTCTCTGACGGCAGATTTACAGTCTGCTCCCTTTGGCCGCTCGGGAACCCCTCCAGGGGAACTTGCTTCTATTCTATTGTATCGGGCAAACCCGTTCAAGCAACTGGAGCTGGCGAGAGGAATTGAACCCCCAACCTACTGATTACAAGTCAGTTGCTCTGCCTATTGAGCTACGCCAGCACAAGACGGGCTTTATAACCTAGCCATTCGGCAAAAGCAAGGAAAAAAAATACTGTGTTTTTCCCGTTTGTTTTTTTCGAACAACAGCGCCGTGTTATAAAGCATCGGCATAGCAGTGTCAACACAGAAAAGGCCCTCTTTGAGCAGAACTGATCTTTTCTTTTGAAAGCCGGAGAACAGCAATTCCGACAGGCGTAGCCAACCCCCTTATATTCAGACACAAATTGCCCGCCAGCCGATCTCCACAAGAATATCGCAAATTTCCGGCAACGGCTGCGGCAAGACTCCTTCAAATCGCAACTCCGCAGCGCGCAACGTCACCCCGGTATAGGACAATCCGGCAATCATAAAATCCTTAACCCGGATTTCTCCAGCCGCGATGGCCTGCTTAAGATGCTCCTGCAAAAGCCGAAACGGCTCCGTCGAACACACAGGGGGGAGGTTATAGACAATTCCGCCATGCTGCATGAACAGCATGTACTTCATCATATTCGGTCGCTGTTCCGTTAACTCGCAGATCAGCTTGGTAAAAGTTTTCAAAACCTCATAGATGGACGTCCGACCTTCCAGACGATCTCGAAACATCTCGCTGAACTCCGCTACCGTCCGCCGATGAATCTCTCGGGCCAAAGCCTCTTTGTCGGCAAAATAACTGTAGATAGCACCAGTGCTGACCCCGGACTCCTTGACTATGGTCGGAATCGACACCCCACAGTAGCCCTTTTCAACAAATAGCCGCCGCGCAGTTTCGATAACCTTGTCAATTTTCTCATCCGGATTTATTGTCCGTTTTTTCACCTGGCCCTCCCGAGAAAGAATGTTCGTTCATTCTTTTTAAGCAAACTGCGCCGAGTTGTCAACTGCCTTGCCTGCTCCGCCCTCGTCTGCCCTCAGGCATGATCGTTCTGCCGGACGACCTCGAACAAAGCGATCCCGGCTGCGACCGACGCATTCAGGGAGGAGAGCGACCCCTTCATGGGAATGGCCAGCAACCCGTCGCAGTGGTTACGGATATTCGGCCGCAAGCCACTCCCCTCGCTGCCAACCACAATGGCAATATGGCCGCGCAGATCGGTCTTATAGATTTCTTCCGCGGTGTCCTCGCCGGCCAATCCATAACACCAGATAGCATGTTTTTTCAGTTCCTCTACAGTCCGGGCCAAATTGGTGACCTGACAGAGAGGCAAGTGGGCCAGAGCTCCGGCTGCGGTCTTCTCAACCACCGGGGTCACCGGACAGGACCGATCTTTGGCCACGACAACCCCGCTGCACCCGGCAATTTCGGCACTACGCAGAATGGCGCCAAAATTATGTGGATCGGTAATCCCGTCGAGAAGCAGAAAGAAGGCCCGTTGTCCACTGGCCCGCCAAGCGCTCAACAGGTCATCGAAATCCCGGTAAGCAAACGCGGTCACCCGCAGCAAAACCCCCTGATGGTGAGCATGCCCGGCCAACTGGTCGAGTTGTCGGCGCTCGCTGAAAGTGACCTTTAAAGTGCAACTGCGGGCCAGGGTGATCAGCTCTTCAAGACGGGCATTACGACTCTCGCGCACGACCATAAGTTCGAGGGGGGAACGACTACCGCCATGCAGGGCCTCGCGGACCGGATTGATTCCGTAGATCAGGTCACTCATCAACACTCAGCCGGCAGGGCCGCCTCGATTTCGGCGAGGATCGCTGCAGCGGCTGCTTGCGGGTCCGCAGCAGCGGAAATCGGTCGACCGATCACCAGTGCCGTCGCCCCGGCCTGAATGGCAGCGCCCGGGGTCATGACTCGTTTTTGATCGTCCAGGGCCGCAGTTGCTGGCCGCACCCCGG
This genomic window from Pelobacter seleniigenes DSM 18267 contains:
- a CDS encoding TetR/AcrR family transcriptional regulator; protein product: MKKRTINPDEKIDKVIETARRLFVEKGYCGVSIPTIVKESGVSTGAIYSYFADKEALAREIHRRTVAEFSEMFRDRLEGRTSIYEVLKTFTKLICELTEQRPNMMKYMLFMQHGGIVYNLPPVCSTEPFRLLQEHLKQAIAAGEIRVKDFMIAGLSYTGVTLRAAELRFEGVLPQPLPEICDILVEIGWRAICV
- the rlmB gene encoding 23S rRNA (guanosine(2251)-2'-O)-methyltransferase RlmB: MSDLIYGINPVREALHGGSRSPLELMVVRESRNARLEELITLARSCTLKVTFSERRQLDQLAGHAHHQGVLLRVTAFAYRDFDDLLSAWRASGQRAFFLLLDGITDPHNFGAILRSAEIAGCSGVVVAKDRSCPVTPVVEKTAAGALAHLPLCQVTNLARTVEELKKHAIWCYGLAGEDTAEEIYKTDLRGHIAIVVGSEGSGLRPNIRNHCDGLLAIPMKGSLSSLNASVAAGIALFEVVRQNDHA
- the tuf gene encoding elongation factor Tu; this encodes MSKEKFERTKPHVNIGTIGHVDHGKTTLTAAITTVLAEKMGRGEVKAFDQIDNAPEERERGITIATAHVEYETEKRHYAHVDCPGHADYVKNMITGAAQMDGAILVVSAADGPMPQTREHILLARQVGVPAMVVFLNKADMVDDEELLELVDMEIRELLSSYDFPGDDIPIIAGSALAALEGRDDEIGKNKVLELMDAVDSYIPEPERAVDKPFLMPVEDVFSISGRGTVATGRVESGVVKVQEEVEIVGMKATTKTVVTGVEMFRKLLDQGQAGDNVGILLRGVKREDIERGQVLAKPGSITPHTKFKAEAYILTKEEGGRHTPFFKGYRPQFYFRTTDVTGIVELPEGTEMVMPGDNIAMTVDLITPIAMDKELRFAIREGGRTVGAGVVSEVIA